GTTAGCCTTGATGTTAAGAGGGGCGATTTTATTGCAATTCTTGGAGCTAACGGTTCAGGTAAATCCACCCTTGCCAAACATATTAATGCAATACTGTATCCATCAGAAGGAACTGTATGGGTAAATGGACTAAGTACAGCTAAAGAGGATAATATATGGGAAATCAGAAGAAGTGCCGGCATGGTCTTTCAAAATCCCGATAATCAAATTATATCTTCCGTGGTAGAAGATGATGTAGGGTTTGGCCCTGAGAACTTAGGAGTTCCCACCAAAGAAATTTGGCAAAGAGTAGAAGACAGCCTAAAAGCCGTGGGCATGTTGGAATATAGAAAACATTCCCCCAATAAACTTTCCGGTGGTCAAAAACAAAGGGTGGCCATAGCAGGAATAATGGCCATGAAGCCGGAGTGCATAGTATTAGATGAGCCTACTGCCATGTTAGATCCCGACGGACGTAAAGAAGTTATTGATACAGTACTAAAACTTAACAGGGAAGAAAAAATAACAATACTGCTAATTACCCATCATATGGATGAGGTAATCAATGCGGATAAAGTATTTGTTATGGAAAAAGGAAAAGTAGTTATGGAAGGGACACCGAGGGAAATATTCTCTAGGGTGGATGAGATAAAGAAATACCGACTGGATGTACC
This genomic interval from Herbinix luporum contains the following:
- a CDS encoding energy-coupling factor transporter ATPase; translation: MEMIKVRDLAYEYIRRDEEGNVESINRAIDGVSLDVKRGDFIAILGANGSGKSTLAKHINAILYPSEGTVWVNGLSTAKEDNIWEIRRSAGMVFQNPDNQIISSVVEDDVGFGPENLGVPTKEIWQRVEDSLKAVGMLEYRKHSPNKLSGGQKQRVAIAGIMAMKPECIVLDEPTAMLDPDGRKEVIDTVLKLNREEKITILLITHHMDEVINADKVFVMEKGKVVMEGTPREIFSRVDEIKKYRLDVPQVTELGFELRKAGLDIPEGILSVDELVEALVRLKM